In a single window of the Bos javanicus breed banteng chromosome 16, ARS-OSU_banteng_1.0, whole genome shotgun sequence genome:
- the CLEC20A gene encoding putative C-type lectin domain family 20 member A has protein sequence MLVMGLRLSLCTAGVLQLLSATGSIFSASDDNSPAPALQLTSEGKTFWRVAEELSWSEALKYCRWHHTDLADLHSMSSIRALYSLTSSHEAWIGLFFDVRLGGLRWSGGSSFSALAWGSLPTFREGLCATLYSITFLPSLGAAWCAARRPFICYFGVFRVTSRAWSSSQGRLSGANETERVSEHGSGSNPTVRPHTLLEPVLSLTATPKPGLWSLCSLLTVEVQLGNLFFKRFDQEKMWLEAVGYCRRYHTDLADLQMVTEEMDKDLKSITSNTEAWIGLYFSAASGSPRWSSDRGSSVPAWLQPPKFGAGLCAGLSSYWSFPPRISAVTCFSLKPFICFDELLCRIKIVDRQCLAGLSPEQHVRSGRPGVAVCSPMSALLSHSPLALLTDPTIGHRDFAAVPQLFYTPSSEVTMGMMPRPSTLPCFLLHMGRVQELPLPAAGLRPVCHGCAGPGEEKPPGGCRCRALEPQGSLLSAVGTSFGPADAMKGRVSAGPFPQQVSPEPSELSSGTLGPSTSASAGPPAPQPRGTASPSPPAHVPIPLDGGPWTLPVTTQNMSFGPAPPASSRTPTPSPTELVHWRSPAVPQGVTETPLASTSSPAPGPAPPEDSGTQGGPGRPQEDAAGPSLGSTPGASVHLGVTATPGAATSSGSSGAEPPGTEESTAEPWSSGSSAVLQTTNMRRKGPAQSQAAGPETAGSRPRPDTGARPPGGWGPRPGARLLLWGDQVLVSMPGPPVREVEGLRGSYLSLTTLLLAVFAITLLFSPLVAVTSERSGTNMTGTAPATQAQHWSSANHPESTEKTPALKPGQLFGILKADFLIPVLMDPEDMKDQFLSEIQDVLKLTLGHEQFRLKWVGFEVNKK, from the exons ATGCTGGTCATGGGGCTGCGACTGTCCCTCTGCACAGCAG GGGTCCTCCAGCTTCTCTCGGCGACAGGCAGCATCTTCTCGGCCTCTG ATGACAACTCTCCCGCCCCAGCCCTGCAGCTGACCAGCGAAGGCAAGACCTTCTGGCGGGTGGCGGAGGAGCTAAGCTGGTCCGAGGCCCTGAAGTACTGCCGGTGGCACCACACGGACCTGGCCGACCTGCACAGCATGAGCAGCATCAGGGCCCTCTACTCTCTCACCAGCAGCCATGAGGCCTGGATCGGCCTCTTCTTCGACGTGCGCCTTGGTGGCCTGAGATGGTCTGGCGGTTCTTCCTTCAGCGCATTGGCGTGGGGCTCGCTGCCCACCTTCAGGGAGGGCCTCTGTGCCACCCTGTATTCAATAACCTTTCTCCCCAGCCTGGGGGCTGCCTGGTGCGCTGCCCGGAGGCCCTTCATCTGCTACTTCGGTGTGTTCAGAGTCACATCCAGGGCCTGGTCTTCCTCCCAGGGTCGCCTCTCAGGAGCAAATGAGACAGAGCGAGTGAGCGAGCATGGGTCTGGCTCAA ATCCTACTGTGCGGCCCCACACCCTCCTGGAGCCAGTTCTCAGCCTGACCGCCACTCCAAAGCCAG GCCTGTGGTCTCTATGTTCTTTACTTACAGTTGAGGTTCAGCTGGGCAACCTGTTCTTCAAGCGATTTGACCAAGAAAAGATGTGGCTGGAGGCAGTGGGGTACTGCCGCAGATACCACACAGACCTGGCTgacctgcagatggtgactgaggaGATGGACAAGGACTTGAAATCCATCACGAGTAACACCGAGGCCTGGATTGGCCTCTACTTCAGCGCAGCCTCTGGGTCTCCGAGGTGGTCCAGCGACAGGGGTTCCAGCGTCCCTGCCTGGCTGCAGCCACCTAAGTTTGGGGCAGGACTGTGTGCAGGTCTCAGTAGCTACTGGAGCTTCCCCCCCAGAATTTCTGCAGTGACCTGCTTTTCCCTGAAACCCTTCATCTGCTTTGATG AGCTGCTGTGCAGAATAAAGATC GTTGATCGTCAGTGTCTGGCGGGGCTCTCACCGGAGCAGCATGTCCGGAGTGGCAGACCTGGGGTTGCTGTGTGCTCCCCCATGTCAGCCTTGCTCTCACACTCCCCGTTGGCGTTGCTTACAGATCCCACCATCGGACACCGGGATTTTGCAGCCGTCCCTCAGCTCTTCTACACGCCCTCCTCAGAAGTGACCATGGGGATGATGCCCAGGCCAAGTACACTCCCCTGTTTTCTGCTCCATATGGG GCGGGTTCAGGAGCTTCCCCTGCCCGCCGCCGGGCTCCGCCCTGTCTGCCACGGGTGTGCAGGGCCAGGCGAGGAGAAGCCGCCTGGCGGCTGCAGGTGCAGGGCcctggagccccagggaagccttctctCTGCCGTAGGCACCAGCTTCGGTCCCGCGGACGCCATGAAAGGTCGGGTTTCTGCAGGTCCTTTCCCACAGCAAGTCAGCCCGGAGCCCTCTGAGCTGAGCTCCGGCACCCTCGGCCCCAGCACCTCCGCCTCCGCAGGCCCTCCCGCACCCCAGCCCAGAGGGACAGCGTCACCGAGCCCTCCGGCCCACGTCCCAATCCCCCTGGACGGAGGGCCCTGGACTTTGCCGGTCACCACCCAGAACATGTCCTTTGGTCCTGCGCCCCCGGCCTCCTCGCGGACCCCTACCCCGAGCCCCACGGAGCTGGTCCACTGGAGGAGCCCCGCTGTCCCTCAGGGGGTGACCGAGACCCCCCTGGCCTCCACCTCCAGCCCTGCTCCAGGCCCCGCACCCCCAGAGGACTCCGGTACCCAGGGTGGGCCCGGGAGGCCGCAGGAGGACGCAGCGGGCCCCTCGCTCGGCTCCACTCCTGGGGCCTCGGTTCACCTCGGGGTGACGGCGACTCCCGGGGCGGCCACATCCAGCGGGTCCAGTGGTGCCGAACCTCCGGGGACAGAAGAAAGCACCGCGGAGCCTTGGAGCTCAGGAAGCTCAGCTGTGCTCCAAACAACAAACATGCGCCGGAAAGGGCCAGCCCAGAGCCAGGCCGCAGGCCCGGAGACAGCTGGCAGCCGGCCACGGCCCGACACAGGTGCCCGCCCGCCCGGGGGTTGGGGACCCCGGCCTGGAGCCCGGCTCCTCCTTTGGGGAGACCAAGTCCTAGTTTCCATGCCCGGGCCACCAGTCAGGGAggttgagggg CTCAGGGGCAGCTACCTATCTCTGACCACCTTGCTCCTGGCTGTATTTGCAATAACTCTCTTATTTTCCCCTCTTGTAGCTGTGACAAGTGAAAGGAGTGGCACCAATATGACAGGCACAGCTCCTGCCACTCAAGCCCAACACTGGAGCTCAGCTAATCACCCAGAATCTACAGAAAAAACTCCAGCACTGAAACCAG GGCAACTCTTTGGAATCCTCAAAGCAGATTTTCTCATCCCGGTTCTGATGGACCCAGAAGACATGAAAGACCAATTTCTGAGTGAG ATCCAAGACGTCTTAAAACTTACATTAGGTCATGAGCAATTCAGATTGAAATGGGTCGGCTTCGAAGTGAACAAAAAATAA